In Spirochaetota bacterium, a single genomic region encodes these proteins:
- a CDS encoding MFS transporter, whose product MPDVILQKEKIKMPRNTRETGGRDFAAGDIHSHFILIIFALLYVVNYMDRQVLSVVQEAMKNDLGFSDTQVGTIQTVFLMSIAFFALPTAFVVDRWSRKKSIGIMAVGWSLFTCLTGIGKTYLGVLMPRMFVGVGEAGFASGGTAMITAAYNKKYHGKVMGIFNMAIPTGSALGVVLGGYISVQSGSWRTPFIIFAIPGIILGIASFFMKDYRTYSNSDIPGGKKNLMQSARALFKIRSLRWLYIGYAMMQIMTFSFFVWGPSYIMRCYGCREDKAGMLMGIVGMMAIIGALLGGVLSDKWQLKNQKARLLMPAICSSAASLLLMTSYALNVKGIGYISAVMFGIIAMMSIPALSAATQEVVPPDLKSLSWGMNVLLQYVLGGGWAPIAIGLISDSLGSGLAGLRIALVITAAGGILAGVCFWVGAKSFPSDSARVKEMVIVSE is encoded by the coding sequence ATGCCGGACGTCATCTTGCAGAAGGAGAAAATAAAAATGCCCAGAAACACTCGTGAGACAGGCGGAAGGGATTTCGCAGCGGGAGATATTCATTCGCATTTTATCCTGATTATTTTCGCATTGCTCTATGTAGTCAACTACATGGATCGCCAGGTGCTTTCAGTGGTGCAGGAGGCTATGAAAAACGACCTCGGGTTCAGCGACACGCAGGTGGGAACCATTCAAACCGTCTTCCTCATGAGTATCGCCTTCTTTGCCCTTCCCACCGCGTTTGTCGTCGATCGATGGAGCAGAAAGAAATCGATAGGGATTATGGCGGTAGGATGGAGCCTTTTCACCTGCCTGACCGGTATCGGAAAAACCTATCTCGGCGTCCTTATGCCCCGAATGTTCGTGGGAGTCGGCGAGGCGGGTTTTGCTTCCGGCGGGACCGCGATGATAACCGCCGCGTACAACAAAAAATACCATGGCAAGGTGATGGGAATTTTCAATATGGCGATTCCCACAGGAAGCGCACTGGGTGTCGTCCTGGGAGGCTATATTTCCGTACAATCCGGCAGTTGGAGAACGCCGTTTATCATATTCGCGATCCCGGGAATTATCCTGGGAATCGCCTCATTCTTTATGAAAGATTACAGGACATATTCCAATTCCGATATCCCCGGCGGTAAAAAGAACCTGATGCAATCGGCGCGGGCGCTTTTCAAGATTCGGTCGCTGCGGTGGCTGTATATCGGCTACGCGATGATGCAGATAATGACATTTTCATTTTTTGTATGGGGGCCTTCTTACATAATGCGTTGTTACGGCTGCAGGGAGGACAAAGCGGGAATGCTCATGGGAATTGTCGGAATGATGGCGATAATCGGGGCATTGCTGGGCGGCGTATTATCCGATAAATGGCAATTAAAAAACCAAAAAGCGAGGTTGCTCATGCCCGCGATCTGCTCCTCGGCGGCATCACTATTGCTGATGACTTCCTACGCCCTTAATGTGAAGGGAATCGGTTATATTTCTGCGGTCATGTTCGGAATAATCGCGATGATGAGCATACCCGCCCTCTCCGCCGCAACGCAGGAGGTGGTGCCCCCTGATTTAAAAAGCCTGTCCTGGGGGATGAATGTGCTTCTTCAATACGTGCTCGGCGGAGGATGGGCACCTATCGCGATTGGACTTATCTCCGATTCGTTGGGCAGCGGCCTGGCGGGTCTCAGGATTGCCCTGGTGATTACGGCGGCCGGTGGAATACTGGCGGGCGTGTGTTTCTGGGTTGGCGCGAAATCCTTCCCATCGGATTCTGCCAGGGTTAAGGAAATGGTTATCGTGAGCGAGTGA
- a CDS encoding dihydrodipicolinate synthase family protein: MALHEYLKGVFPVAPTPLMDDETLDPGGMHHLLNYYIASRCHGVLVLGSGGEFPYFTAREKLQIVKTAVKAIHGRIPLLVGVGFNSARETLAFVEEAGVLDIDGFLVIQPTYYPVAFPEMKELMLRVCGKSKKPVLYYHYPQMTGLFFSRKEMSELLSIKELAGMKESSMNMSDTRAFCELTQNRTYSLLTGNSFFLLKSLQLGAQGAICQIPAFSPEVVVNCYEAWISGERELANHRQELIQRMIPVLNTFGLPAAIQKTGLKVLSRFPSLMRSRNVSRHAVVKEILHQQGHPVRSRVRSPLPQISVQDSEKIRIFLSDLKSEVSI, translated from the coding sequence ATGGCATTACACGAATATTTGAAAGGCGTTTTCCCGGTGGCACCGACTCCCCTGATGGACGATGAAACCCTGGATCCCGGCGGCATGCATCATTTATTGAACTATTATATCGCTTCCCGCTGTCACGGCGTTTTAGTGCTGGGTAGCGGGGGGGAATTTCCGTATTTCACCGCCAGGGAAAAATTACAGATAGTGAAGACCGCGGTAAAGGCAATTCACGGAAGGATTCCGCTTCTTGTGGGCGTTGGATTTAACAGCGCGCGGGAGACCCTGGCCTTTGTCGAAGAGGCAGGTGTCCTGGATATCGACGGTTTCCTGGTAATTCAACCCACCTATTATCCGGTGGCGTTTCCGGAGATGAAAGAGTTGATGCTCAGGGTATGCGGGAAATCAAAAAAGCCCGTTCTTTACTACCATTATCCCCAAATGACCGGATTGTTTTTTTCGAGAAAAGAGATGAGCGAACTATTGTCCATAAAGGAGCTTGCTGGCATGAAAGAGAGTTCCATGAACATGTCCGATACCAGGGCATTTTGCGAGCTCACGCAAAACCGCACGTATTCGCTGCTTACGGGCAATAGTTTTTTCCTTCTCAAGTCCCTTCAACTGGGGGCGCAGGGCGCCATCTGCCAGATCCCCGCTTTTTCCCCTGAGGTTGTCGTTAACTGTTATGAAGCCTGGATTTCAGGCGAGCGCGAACTGGCCAATCATCGTCAGGAACTCATCCAGCGCATGATTCCGGTGCTGAATACGTTTGGCCTTCCGGCGGCAATCCAAAAAACCGGCCTTAAAGTATTATCCCGTTTCCCGTCCTTGATGAGATCAAGAAATGTTTCACGCCATGCGGTCGTAAAAGAAATCCTGCATCAACAAGGTCATCCGGTGCGTTCCAGGGTCAGGAGTCCGCTGCCTCAAATATCCGTTCAGGACAGCGAGAAAATCAGAATATTTTTATCGGATTTGAAAAGCGAAGTATCGATCTAA
- a CDS encoding cation-binding protein produces MKPRGPLMIEHRLIEKMLVLTGGELEVIKRERKVNSVFIDTIVDFIKTYADRTHHGKEEDILFRELEPRKLNDDDARIMRELIDEHAQARKAVSGLVEANARYVKGDVAGIDVIIEKLSFLITFYPRHILKEDKVFFPDTEKYFSNQELDAMLNSFWEFDRKMIHEKYERLYESLKTR; encoded by the coding sequence ATGAAACCACGGGGTCCGTTGATGATCGAGCACAGGCTTATAGAAAAGATGCTGGTACTGACCGGCGGGGAACTGGAGGTCATCAAGCGGGAGAGAAAGGTGAATTCCGTGTTCATCGATACAATCGTCGATTTTATTAAGACCTACGCGGACCGCACCCATCACGGGAAGGAGGAGGACATACTTTTCAGGGAGCTTGAGCCCAGGAAGCTGAACGATGACGATGCGCGCATCATGCGGGAGCTGATCGACGAGCACGCGCAGGCGAGGAAGGCCGTGAGCGGACTTGTCGAGGCGAACGCACGGTACGTCAAGGGGGACGTGGCCGGCATCGACGTGATCATCGAGAAGCTGTCTTTCCTTATAACCTTTTACCCGCGCCATATCCTCAAGGAAGATAAGGTCTTCTTCCCCGACACCGAGAAATATTTTTCGAATCAGGAACTGGATGCCATGCTGAACAGCTTCTGGGAGTTCGACCGGAAAATGATCCACGAAAAATATGAAAGGCTTTACGAGTCCCTGAAAACGAGATAA
- a CDS encoding alpha/beta hydrolase, which translates to MHQRGYRPANNRAGIHRAGDAGGGVIAFVTGYACPVCMFHAWVPSMKPSMSGTSITIIVLCVFVLAAGTLIRSWMKTPYGDLDLRAALLLKFIKVAGIELFKEGETPGESRKTRNESSLLRGRGIRLEAVRNIEIPGPGGIIPLRIYIPRTGPTLPVIVYYHGGGWFTGTLDTHDAICRSLARKTGAVLVAVDFRLAPEHVFPAAVEDAYAALVWVEQNCRTFQGDGTRIVVAGDSSGGNLAAAISILARDAGGPPIRCQALIYPVTDISRMETPSYRHYTRGYYLTKRYMELFRSMYVPDRAQWKDPRVSPLLAGDLRNLPPAIIITAEFDILRDDGEAYAARLAESNVPVVHRRYEGLIHGFMGMDRIFPQSHEAISYIGDELKKYLTGIEGNIE; encoded by the coding sequence ATGCATCAACGTGGTTACCGACCCGCGAATAATCGGGCCGGGATCCATCGCGCTGGCGATGCTGGGGGAGGAGTAATTGCATTCGTCACAGGATACGCCTGCCCGGTGTGTATGTTTCATGCATGGGTACCAAGCATGAAACCGTCCATGTCTGGTACGTCCATCACAATTATCGTGTTATGCGTTTTCGTCCTTGCGGCCGGGACGCTGATCCGCAGTTGGATGAAAACACCTTACGGTGATCTCGATCTCCGCGCGGCGCTTCTGCTTAAATTTATAAAGGTCGCGGGAATTGAATTATTCAAAGAAGGCGAAACTCCGGGGGAAAGCAGGAAGACCAGGAATGAATCAAGCCTGCTCAGGGGCCGCGGCATCCGCCTGGAGGCGGTGAGGAATATTGAAATACCCGGACCCGGGGGTATCATACCCCTCCGGATATATATTCCACGAACCGGACCTACTCTGCCGGTAATCGTATATTATCATGGGGGTGGTTGGTTTACGGGAACCCTGGATACGCACGATGCCATCTGCCGGTCACTCGCGCGGAAGACCGGCGCCGTTCTGGTGGCGGTGGATTTTCGACTGGCCCCGGAACACGTCTTTCCCGCGGCCGTAGAAGATGCCTATGCAGCCCTTGTCTGGGTCGAACAAAACTGTCGAACCTTTCAGGGGGATGGGACCCGCATCGTTGTCGCGGGTGACAGTTCGGGTGGAAACCTTGCCGCGGCGATAAGCATCCTGGCGCGCGATGCAGGCGGTCCGCCCATACGATGCCAGGCGCTCATTTACCCAGTAACCGATATTTCCCGCATGGAGACTCCTTCTTACCGGCATTACACGCGCGGATATTATCTCACGAAGCGGTATATGGAACTATTTCGTTCCATGTACGTTCCCGATCGTGCGCAATGGAAGGATCCCCGCGTTTCTCCGCTTCTGGCCGGGGACCTGCGAAACCTTCCGCCGGCAATTATCATAACCGCCGAATTCGATATACTTCGCGATGACGGCGAGGCGTACGCGGCAAGGCTCGCCGAATCCAATGTCCCGGTAGTGCACCGTCGTTATGAAGGACTCATCCACGGGTTTATGGGAATGGACCGGATATTTCCCCAGTCGCATGAAGCCATTTCGTATATCGGTGATGAGTTAAAAAAGTATCTAACTGGTATTGAGGGGAACATTGAATAA
- a CDS encoding MFS transporter, which produces MNEKNHSGEFPISRLSAWYILIVCSLLYMINYMDRQVLSITTEYIRGDLGLTDSHIGIIQTVFFMSMALFSFPVAFVVDRWSRKKTISIMAVLWSIFTLITGMGKSFAGILIPRALTGTGEAGFTSGGTPLIAAAFPREKRSMAMGIFNLAIPLGSALGILLGGVMAQRYGWRTPFYVFAVPGVILGLLALRMKDYKTVHHHDDTGRRIGFLQTVVLLFRIRTLKWLYLGYAMQNLMAFSFLTWGPAFYMRSHGADARQTGTAISIIGVMAIFGSIAGGIIADMWQRRNARGRMLTAAYGLCSATVLFVLMIYFDISGIGFAIGIGFGIFLVIPIPAISAVTQDVSPPALKGVSWGMNAFCCYVLGGGWAPLFIGFISDAIGGGAQGLKSGLLITAIGGLAGSMFYWLSSRSYPNDMEKIRGLTLEAGD; this is translated from the coding sequence ATGAACGAAAAGAATCATTCCGGTGAATTCCCCATAAGCAGGCTCTCCGCATGGTACATCCTTATAGTGTGCAGCCTGCTCTACATGATTAACTATATGGACCGGCAGGTCCTCTCCATAACCACTGAGTATATCCGCGGCGACCTGGGACTCACCGATTCACATATCGGGATTATTCAGACGGTTTTCTTCATGAGCATGGCTCTCTTTTCCTTTCCCGTCGCCTTCGTAGTGGACCGGTGGAGCCGGAAGAAAACCATAAGCATCATGGCCGTACTCTGGAGCATTTTTACGCTGATTACCGGCATGGGGAAAAGCTTTGCGGGTATTCTTATCCCCCGCGCGCTCACCGGCACCGGGGAAGCGGGCTTCACCTCGGGCGGGACCCCGCTCATCGCCGCGGCCTTCCCCAGGGAAAAGCGGAGCATGGCAATGGGAATCTTCAACCTGGCGATACCTCTTGGTTCCGCGCTGGGAATACTGCTGGGCGGCGTCATGGCCCAACGGTACGGATGGAGGACGCCCTTTTACGTCTTTGCGGTCCCCGGTGTCATCCTGGGCCTGCTGGCGCTTCGCATGAAGGATTACAAAACCGTTCATCATCACGACGACACCGGCCGGCGAATCGGTTTTTTACAGACCGTAGTCCTTCTGTTTCGCATCCGGACGTTGAAGTGGTTATACCTGGGTTACGCCATGCAGAACTTGATGGCCTTTTCGTTTCTTACCTGGGGGCCGGCATTTTACATGCGCTCCCACGGCGCCGACGCCCGGCAGACCGGAACGGCCATCAGCATCATTGGCGTGATGGCCATATTCGGTTCGATCGCCGGGGGGATAATAGCCGATATGTGGCAGAGGCGGAACGCACGGGGGCGAATGCTCACGGCCGCATACGGACTGTGCAGTGCGACGGTGCTGTTCGTCCTCATGATTTATTTCGATATCAGCGGCATCGGATTCGCCATCGGCATCGGATTCGGCATCTTCCTGGTGATTCCTATTCCGGCAATTAGCGCGGTCACCCAGGACGTGTCGCCGCCCGCGCTGAAAGGCGTATCATGGGGAATGAACGCGTTCTGCTGCTACGTGCTTGGAGGGGGATGGGCTCCCCTGTTCATCGGTTTCATCTCAGACGCCATCGGTGGCGGCGCGCAAGGGCTTAAATCCGGGCTCCTTATAACCGCCATCGGCGGTCTGGCCGGTTCCATGTTCTACTGGCTGAGCTCGCGATCTTACCCGAATGATATGGAAAAGATCAGGGGCCTGACGCTGGAAGCAGGTGATTGA
- a CDS encoding GNAT family N-acetyltransferase: MITKLNELSLDEAFALIRSVTRKMDDEGIFQWDEIYPTREILRDDLRSGQAYGYHGNDALRGYIVLSEEYSPEYKSVRWNCAEGKSLVIHRLSVRPDCQGRGIAKRLMNHAEEHARNAGYLSIKLDAFVNNPAALKLYEGLNYSLAGTVRFRKGIFNCYEKVL, encoded by the coding sequence ATGATTACGAAACTCAACGAACTCTCACTGGATGAAGCCTTCGCGCTTATCAGAAGCGTCACCCGAAAAATGGACGACGAAGGTATATTCCAATGGGATGAAATTTACCCGACCCGCGAAATACTCAGGGACGACCTCCGCAGCGGGCAGGCCTACGGGTATCATGGGAATGACGCACTGCGCGGATACATAGTCCTGAGCGAAGAATACTCCCCAGAGTATAAGAGTGTGCGCTGGAACTGTGCGGAAGGAAAATCCCTGGTGATCCATCGGCTTTCCGTCAGGCCGGACTGCCAGGGCAGGGGCATCGCGAAGCGATTGATGAACCATGCCGAGGAGCACGCGAGAAATGCCGGTTATCTCTCGATAAAACTGGACGCGTTCGTGAACAACCCGGCCGCGTTGAAACTGTACGAGGGATTGAACTACTCCCTGGCCGGCACGGTGCGGTTCAGAAAGGGAATATTTAACTGCTACGAAAAGGTATTGTGA
- a CDS encoding prolipoprotein diacylglyceryl transferase — MFPILFQYKLISIGGYGVMLGTGFYLAFLLFERELKQRSMDPEIAYKILLAAIPGGIVGSKLFHVLEHLDEFLMNPWDMLISGAGLSAYGGFLLSFLLAFVIVKRSKESFFKVADTAVPSMALGYCFGRFGCHVAGDGCYGIFTEGFWGTAYPNGIVPSTMPVFPTPLFEVFFSFIVLGAMLQLRKREWPDGRLFFLYLLLNGLPRFLVEFIRLNPKLMLGLTQAQVIGVVFMIVSAAGMYIVGKRAVRA, encoded by the coding sequence ATGTTTCCTATTCTCTTCCAGTATAAGCTCATTTCGATAGGCGGTTACGGCGTGATGCTGGGGACCGGCTTCTACCTGGCCTTCCTGCTCTTCGAGCGGGAGCTCAAGCAGAGGTCCATGGACCCCGAGATCGCCTACAAGATACTCCTGGCCGCGATACCCGGCGGTATCGTCGGCTCAAAGCTATTCCACGTCCTTGAACACCTGGACGAATTCCTGATGAACCCATGGGACATGCTCATATCCGGCGCGGGGCTTTCGGCGTACGGCGGCTTCCTGCTGTCGTTCCTGCTCGCCTTCGTCATCGTCAAGCGGAGCAAGGAGAGCTTCTTCAAGGTGGCCGATACTGCGGTCCCCTCGATGGCGCTCGGTTACTGCTTCGGGCGCTTTGGCTGCCACGTCGCGGGCGACGGCTGCTACGGCATTTTCACCGAGGGCTTCTGGGGGACAGCGTACCCGAACGGCATCGTCCCCTCGACCATGCCCGTCTTCCCCACCCCGCTCTTCGAGGTATTCTTTTCCTTTATAGTGCTCGGTGCGATGCTCCAGCTCAGGAAGCGCGAATGGCCGGATGGAAGGCTCTTCTTCCTGTACCTTTTATTGAACGGGCTTCCCCGCTTCCTCGTGGAATTCATCCGGCTCAATCCCAAGCTCATGCTGGGCCTCACGCAGGCGCAGGTGATTGGCGTGGTCTTCATGATCGTGAGCGCGGCGGGAATGTATATCGTCGGGAAGAGAGCGGTACGGGCGTAA
- a CDS encoding Crp/Fnr family transcriptional regulator: MDELILKEMRDELSRYCAVPESEWQKVARMIKPLRIRKNEHFINIGEVADKLGFIKSGIFRVYYVTDDGDEKILVFRNENHFLTAFSAFLNGTPSWYAIQALEDSVLLCFTLKEYTRIMANDSCWNTLTRKYVENLFIEKEQRERGFLSENAMTRYITFQQSYPGIEGRIPQYYIASYLGITPVALSRIRKKMGKKSTP, translated from the coding sequence ATGGATGAATTGATCCTTAAAGAAATGCGTGACGAATTGTCGCGTTATTGCGCCGTTCCGGAAAGCGAATGGCAGAAAGTCGCACGCATGATTAAACCCCTTCGGATCAGGAAAAACGAGCATTTCATCAATATCGGCGAGGTCGCGGATAAGCTTGGATTCATCAAATCCGGAATATTCCGGGTGTACTATGTCACGGATGATGGAGACGAAAAAATCCTCGTATTCCGGAATGAAAATCATTTTCTCACCGCGTTCAGCGCCTTTCTCAACGGAACTCCTTCCTGGTACGCGATCCAGGCCCTCGAAGACAGTGTGCTGCTTTGTTTCACCCTGAAGGAGTACACGCGGATCATGGCCAACGACTCCTGCTGGAACACCCTGACGAGGAAATACGTGGAAAACCTCTTCATCGAAAAGGAGCAGAGGGAACGCGGGTTTCTCTCCGAGAACGCCATGACCCGCTACATAACCTTCCAGCAGAGCTATCCCGGCATAGAGGGCAGGATACCTCAATACTATATCGCCTCCTACCTGGGGATCACGCCGGTGGCCCTGAGCAGAATACGGAAAAAAATGGGAAAAAAATCCACTCCATAA
- a CDS encoding NAD-dependent epimerase/dehydratase family protein: protein MRIAFVTGSTGFLGLNLIGELKTGDWEIYALHLPGEDLRCLNKLNVIPVAGNILDPGSLVRAIPEKADAVFHVAGDTSMWERHRDRQYAINVIGTRNVVNASIAKHAGRFIHTSSISAYGYHPGTVVSEHTASNALSCKMNYNITKYLAEQEVRKGMDAGLSAVIMNPCNIIGPYDRSNWSQIIKSVLHDALPGIPPGKATFAHVKDIARAHIAAVDKGRPGENYILGGICADFKEVINEIQRLLGKPAGGNTVSRGILRLAMYSSMLRSLIGRGEPSITPAKYKRLVGALLCDDRKAGRELGFATRPLDRMLADSYEWLKQENLLES from the coding sequence ATGAGAATTGCGTTTGTTACAGGTTCCACGGGTTTTCTGGGATTGAATCTTATCGGCGAACTCAAAACGGGCGATTGGGAGATTTACGCACTCCACCTTCCGGGCGAGGATTTACGCTGCCTGAATAAATTAAACGTCATTCCCGTTGCGGGAAATATCCTCGATCCCGGATCGCTCGTGCGCGCAATTCCCGAAAAAGCCGACGCGGTGTTCCATGTGGCCGGCGATACGAGCATGTGGGAAAGGCACAGGGACAGACAGTACGCGATCAACGTGATCGGCACAAGAAATGTGGTGAATGCCTCGATCGCAAAACACGCGGGGCGATTCATTCACACCTCGTCGATTTCCGCGTACGGGTACCATCCCGGAACGGTGGTATCGGAACATACCGCCTCCAACGCCTTGTCGTGCAAGATGAATTATAATATCACCAAATACCTCGCCGAACAGGAGGTGCGCAAGGGGATGGACGCGGGGCTTTCCGCGGTAATCATGAATCCCTGCAATATTATCGGCCCCTATGACCGATCGAACTGGTCACAGATCATCAAGTCCGTGTTACACGACGCGCTTCCCGGCATTCCCCCCGGAAAGGCCACGTTCGCGCATGTGAAGGATATCGCGCGCGCACACATCGCCGCCGTCGATAAGGGCCGACCGGGGGAAAATTATATCCTCGGGGGGATCTGCGCGGATTTCAAAGAGGTAATCAATGAGATCCAGAGACTCCTGGGAAAACCGGCCGGCGGAAACACGGTGTCCCGGGGAATTCTGAGGCTTGCCATGTATTCGTCAATGCTGCGATCGCTGATCGGCCGGGGAGAGCCGTCCATCACCCCGGCGAAGTACAAACGGCTCGTGGGCGCGCTGCTCTGCGATGACCGCAAGGCGGGAAGGGAACTGGGCTTCGCGACCCGGCCGCTGGACCGAATGCTCGCCGACAGCTACGAATGGCTGAAACAAGAGAATCTGCTGGAATCATAA
- a CDS encoding thiamine pyrophosphate-binding protein — protein MRNGIRAIAHVPIQHYHYDRRKPMNAETQATKGWNLITEAFLNRGVEYLFSVPGESITPVQRAVEDTPIKIITARHEQAAAFMAEAYGRMTKKPGIILVTFGPGFTNTISSIVNARLSNSPVILIAGAHGNKSPEKLGLQDMRQEPIIESIVKKSLVCRKAERIPEYIDMAFRYATHGRPGPVFLELPIDVLDATVNLQNVSRPLTRVSSRPIDTGEARAMIDLIRNSAKPVIFAGSGVYFSDAGRELTAFVENTGIPVFTVKFARGSVPDTHPLCFESSILVRPGSSGMAISESDCVILLGNRLCMYNVCGAFFRSDAKIIQVDIEPEEIGRNRSIDLAICSDIRELLVACNKTINAENYGESLRKRFSGWVNGLKDNEKASKEMGRLNSDSDTVPINPGRLAREIDDFMDRKDDMVVADGGDSQSWILTTRTCRAEWNVMDSGLYGCLGVGIPYAVSAKLVNPDRRVLLFIGDGSMGFNFMEVETSIRNNLPIVIVVNNNNLWGMTANSMHSRYKHYIPGTVEIGFVPYHDAVAALGGKGILVENPGDIAPALEEAFASGKTTCINVVTDPRIIGPGSIALAMLGEE, from the coding sequence ATGCGCAATGGAATCCGGGCGATCGCCCATGTCCCGATTCAACACTACCACTACGATCGGAGGAAACCGATGAACGCTGAAACCCAGGCAACGAAGGGATGGAACCTCATCACCGAGGCATTTCTCAATAGGGGAGTCGAATATTTATTTTCGGTACCGGGAGAGAGCATAACGCCGGTCCAACGAGCCGTCGAAGATACGCCGATAAAAATAATCACCGCCCGTCACGAACAGGCGGCCGCGTTCATGGCGGAGGCGTACGGGAGAATGACGAAGAAGCCGGGCATCATCCTCGTGACATTCGGGCCGGGCTTCACCAATACGATATCGTCGATCGTGAACGCGCGTCTCTCCAACTCGCCCGTTATATTGATCGCCGGTGCGCACGGAAACAAGTCGCCGGAAAAGCTCGGCCTGCAGGATATGCGGCAGGAACCCATCATCGAATCCATTGTCAAGAAATCCCTGGTCTGCAGGAAGGCCGAGCGCATTCCGGAATATATCGATATGGCCTTTCGATACGCCACCCATGGCCGTCCGGGACCGGTGTTCCTCGAGCTCCCCATCGACGTGCTGGACGCAACGGTGAACCTACAGAACGTCTCCCGTCCGTTAACCAGGGTATCCTCCAGGCCGATTGATACCGGGGAGGCGCGTGCCATGATCGACTTGATCAGGAATTCGGCGAAGCCCGTCATATTCGCGGGCAGCGGCGTGTATTTTTCGGACGCCGGCAGGGAGCTTACCGCATTTGTCGAAAACACGGGCATACCGGTGTTCACCGTCAAGTTTGCGCGCGGCTCGGTCCCCGACACGCATCCCCTCTGCTTCGAATCCTCCATCCTGGTCAGGCCTGGATCTTCGGGAATGGCGATTTCCGAATCCGATTGCGTCATTCTCCTGGGCAACCGCTTGTGCATGTACAACGTGTGCGGCGCCTTTTTCAGAAGCGACGCGAAAATTATCCAGGTCGACATCGAACCGGAGGAGATCGGAAGGAACAGGTCGATCGATCTCGCGATCTGCAGCGATATTAGGGAACTTCTCGTGGCGTGCAATAAAACTATCAATGCGGAAAATTACGGCGAATCCCTCAGGAAGCGGTTCTCCGGATGGGTGAACGGATTGAAGGACAATGAAAAAGCATCCAAAGAGATGGGCCGGCTTAATTCCGACAGCGACACCGTTCCCATCAACCCCGGCAGGCTTGCGCGTGAGATCGACGATTTCATGGACAGGAAGGATGATATGGTCGTGGCCGACGGCGGGGATTCACAATCATGGATACTTACCACGCGTACCTGCCGCGCGGAATGGAACGTGATGGATTCGGGCCTCTACGGCTGCCTGGGGGTCGGCATACCCTATGCGGTTTCGGCGAAACTGGTGAACCCTGACCGAAGGGTGCTGCTGTTCATCGGGGACGGCAGCATGGGTTTCAATTTCATGGAGGTGGAAACTTCGATCCGGAATAATCTGCCCATAGTGATCGTGGTGAACAACAACAATCTCTGGGGAATGACCGCGAACAGCATGCACTCAAGATATAAGCATTACATACCCGGCACCGTAGAGATAGGATTCGTGCCCTACCATGACGCCGTGGCGGCCCTGGGGGGAAAGGGAATCCTTGTCGAGAACCCCGGGGACATCGCCCCCGCGCTTGAAGAAGCCTTCGCCTCGGGAAAGACCACATGCATCAACGTGGTTACCGACCCGCGAATAATCGGGCCGGGATCCATCGCGCTGGCGATGCTGGGGGAGGAGTAA